One Chloroflexota bacterium DNA segment encodes these proteins:
- a CDS encoding helix-turn-helix domain-containing protein, producing MRRLRRSLRLSQQEFAKQLGVRQQTVSDWETGLYAPRGASVRILDIVAERAGVSYGDLARPDEPPIGGEGPPS from the coding sequence GTGCGCAGACTGCGCCGCTCGCTGAGGCTCTCGCAGCAGGAATTCGCGAAGCAGCTTGGCGTGCGTCAGCAGACGGTCAGCGACTGGGAGACGGGGCTGTATGCGCCGCGGGGCGCATCGGTCCGGATCCTGGACATCGTGGCCGAGCGCGCGGGGGTCTCCTACGGCGACCTGGCGCGGCCAGACGAGCCCCCGATCGGCGGCGAAGGGCCGCCGTCGTGA
- a CDS encoding DUF2851 family protein: protein MTVLLRAPEAFVAWLWQRQVGRSLCARDGQQVHVIYPGRRYGSWGPDFRGAVVTIDGRVERGDVEVHTRSGGWVQHGHGADPVYGGTVLHVVLHLDARQGAVTANGRGIPEVALADQYPAGWLRAELGRWQSGAAPVAVHACLSPAEAAELLDRAGRARIEAKSARLEADIAIVGEEQALWAGVLGALGYSANSSPFRLLADRIGVHEAEFTARCDPLLLDALLFGEAGLLPSQRGVGVGADAYARAIERAWAEARRSGPRRGLGWRWVGVRPVNHPARRVAAAAALAADVARWPLDRHVRALLTERAPGKAAAGLDALLLRTGEGDYWRAHADFARPLARPGALIGRQRAADIVVNVLLPWVGATARRSGDEALAAAATDALLAHAPLASNQITRHMASQILGPHARVVRMTAVRQQGLIAIYRGWCDARACEACPAGGGRLATG, encoded by the coding sequence GTGACGGTTCTGCTCCGCGCGCCGGAGGCGTTTGTCGCCTGGCTTTGGCAGCGCCAGGTTGGCCGCTCGCTGTGCGCTCGCGATGGTCAGCAGGTTCACGTGATCTATCCGGGGCGGCGGTATGGGAGCTGGGGCCCGGACTTTCGGGGCGCGGTGGTTACCATCGATGGCCGCGTCGAGCGCGGAGACGTCGAGGTCCACACGCGGTCGGGCGGCTGGGTTCAGCACGGGCACGGCGCTGACCCTGTTTATGGGGGCACGGTGCTCCACGTCGTGCTCCATCTCGACGCGCGCCAGGGCGCGGTCACGGCGAACGGGCGCGGGATTCCCGAGGTGGCTCTCGCCGATCAGTATCCCGCCGGGTGGCTGCGTGCGGAGCTTGGGCGCTGGCAGTCTGGCGCGGCGCCCGTAGCGGTCCACGCCTGCCTGTCCCCTGCCGAGGCCGCTGAACTCCTGGACCGTGCTGGGCGGGCTCGCATCGAGGCCAAGAGCGCAAGACTGGAGGCGGACATCGCTATCGTCGGCGAGGAACAGGCTCTGTGGGCGGGCGTGCTCGGGGCGCTGGGATACTCCGCGAATTCTTCCCCCTTTCGGCTCCTGGCCGACCGCATCGGCGTCCACGAAGCGGAGTTCACCGCGCGGTGCGATCCGTTGCTGTTGGATGCGCTGCTCTTCGGTGAAGCGGGCCTCCTTCCCTCGCAGCGCGGCGTCGGCGTCGGCGCCGATGCCTACGCGCGAGCTATCGAGCGCGCGTGGGCCGAGGCGCGGCGCTCCGGACCCAGGCGGGGGCTGGGGTGGCGGTGGGTGGGCGTCCGGCCCGTCAATCACCCGGCGCGCCGGGTCGCGGCCGCGGCCGCTCTCGCGGCGGACGTCGCTCGGTGGCCGCTCGACCGGCACGTCCGCGCATTGCTGACAGAGCGCGCGCCCGGGAAGGCCGCGGCCGGGCTCGACGCCCTCCTCCTTCGGACCGGCGAGGGCGACTACTGGCGGGCGCACGCGGATTTCGCGCGTCCCCTCGCGCGCCCTGGCGCGCTCATCGGACGGCAGCGGGCGGCGGACATCGTCGTGAACGTCCTCCTGCCCTGGGTCGGGGCGACAGCTCGCCGATCCGGCGATGAGGCGCTCGCCGCGGCGGCGACGGACGCGCTCCTCGCCCATGCGCCCCTCGCGAGCAACCAGATCACGCGCCACATGGCGAGCCAGATCCTCGGTCCCCATGCGCGCGTCGTGCGCATGACCGCGGTCCGGCAGCAGGGTTTGATTGCGATCTACCGGGGCTGGTGTGACGCTCGCGCGTGCGAGGCGTGTCCCGCTGGCGGTGGCCGCCTGGCGACCGGATGA